One window from the genome of Nicotiana tomentosiformis chromosome 5, ASM39032v3, whole genome shotgun sequence encodes:
- the LOC104086494 gene encoding RNA pseudouridine synthase 5 isoform X7, which translates to MSKKAELAAPPSAAYFGEPWPEFNDGLTYHDMVRPIDAGLTLIEFYSRKYKSSAPLQGWLQRIQNKQITVDSKVVTIPDTELSFWMSRAGTELVYHRLPWREPDAPYLLQVLFEDDYLIALNKPSGLQVLPGGLFQQRTVLTQLQWHVSKLTTSSSGCRKTHPVPVHRLGRGTSGILLCAKTKLAKSRLAAYFAEGTSVVEDKYTNSECKKMRKISKIYRALVSGVIDMDEVLIKQPIGTIKYPGVAKGLYVASPSGKPALSSVHVLERDLENNSTLVQVEIQSGRPHQIRIHLSFIGLPLIGDPLYVSGGQPKCFDPELMDESFEKDGGYQRPENPVPGDCGYNLHAHQIVLIHPITNEVSCFSQYCFRSQ; encoded by the exons ATGTCGAAGAAAGCAGAACTAGCTGCGCCGCCGTCAGCGGCGTACTTCGGAGAGCCCTGGCCGGAATTTAATGACGGATTAACTTACCATGACATGGTCCGACCCATTGATGCTG GTCTTACACTGATCGAATTCTACTCCAGAAAGTACAAAAGTTCTGCTCCTTTACAAGG TTGGTTGCAGAGAATTCAAAATAAGCAG ATAACAGTTGACAGTAAAGTTGTTACTATACCAGATACTGAACTCAG TTTTTGGATGAGCAGAGCTGGTACAGAACTAGTATATCATCGACTTCCTTGGAGAGAACCTGATGCACCTTACTTGTTACAAGTACTATTTGAAGATGACTATTTG ATTGCTCTAAATAAACCTTCTGGTTTGCAAGTTCTTCCTGGAGGGTTGTTCCAGCAGCGGACTGTCTTGACACAACTCCAATGGCATGTGAGCAAGCTGACAACCTCTTCATCGGGTTGTCGAAAAACACATCCTGTTCCAGTTCATCGCCTAGGAAGGGGTACATCAG GAATACTTCTCTGTGCGAAAACAAAGCTCGCTAAATCTCGCCTTGCGGCATATTTTGCTGAGGGGACATCGGTTGTTGAAGACAA ATACACCAACTCAGAGTGCAAGAAAATGAGGAAAATTAGCAAGATATATCGGGCGCTTGTAAGTGGTGTGATTGATATGGATGAG GTTCTCATCAAGCAACCGATTGGGACGATTAAATATCCTGGAGTTGCTAAAGGGTTGTATGTTGCTTCTCCTTCAG GGAAGCCAGCTCTGAGCAGTGTTCACGTTCTTGAAAGAGATTTAGAGAATAACAGCACATTGGTCCAG GTTGAAATTCAATCTGGAAGGCCACACCAAATCCGTATCCACCTCTCTTTCATTGGACTTCCACTAATTG GTGATCCTCTTTATGTTTCTGGCGGGCAACCAAAGTGCTTTGATCCTGAATTAATGGATGAAAGTTTTGAGAAAGATGG CGGCTATCAAAGACCTGAGAATCCTGTTCCTGGAGACTGTGGATATAACCTGCATGCACATCAAATAGTTCTTATACACCCAATCACAAATGAGGTTAGTTGTTTTTCACAATATTGTTTTAGAAGCCAGTAA
- the LOC104086494 gene encoding RNA pseudouridine synthase 5 isoform X4 — protein sequence MTWSYTDRILLQKVQKFCSFTRRIQNKQITVDSKVVTIPDTELRAGTELVYHRLPWREPDAPYLLQVLFEDDYLIALNKPSGLQVLPGGLFQQRTVLTQLQWHVSKLTTSSSGCRKTHPVPVHRLGRGTSGILLCAKTKLAKSRLAAYFAEGTSVVEDKYTNSECKKMRKISKIYRALVSGVIDMDEVLIKQPIGTIKYPGVAKGLYVASPSGKPALSSVHVLERDLENNSTLVQVEIQSGRPHQIRIHLSFIGLPLIGDPLYVSGGQPKCFDPELMDESFEKDGGYQRPENPVPGDCGYNLHAHQIVLIHPITNENRCVNMIARLFSVPLEEETAIGVGTVSSSEAIMLAGLAFKKKRQNKHKAEGKSCDKPIIVTGANAHLLMFSTMERNYFFSI from the exons ATGACATG GTCTTACACTGATCGAATTCTACTCCAGAAAGTACAAAAGTTCTGCTCCTTTACAAGG AGAATTCAAAATAAGCAG ATAACAGTTGACAGTAAAGTTGTTACTATACCAGATACTGAACTCAG AGCTGGTACAGAACTAGTATATCATCGACTTCCTTGGAGAGAACCTGATGCACCTTACTTGTTACAAGTACTATTTGAAGATGACTATTTG ATTGCTCTAAATAAACCTTCTGGTTTGCAAGTTCTTCCTGGAGGGTTGTTCCAGCAGCGGACTGTCTTGACACAACTCCAATGGCATGTGAGCAAGCTGACAACCTCTTCATCGGGTTGTCGAAAAACACATCCTGTTCCAGTTCATCGCCTAGGAAGGGGTACATCAG GAATACTTCTCTGTGCGAAAACAAAGCTCGCTAAATCTCGCCTTGCGGCATATTTTGCTGAGGGGACATCGGTTGTTGAAGACAA ATACACCAACTCAGAGTGCAAGAAAATGAGGAAAATTAGCAAGATATATCGGGCGCTTGTAAGTGGTGTGATTGATATGGATGAG GTTCTCATCAAGCAACCGATTGGGACGATTAAATATCCTGGAGTTGCTAAAGGGTTGTATGTTGCTTCTCCTTCAG GGAAGCCAGCTCTGAGCAGTGTTCACGTTCTTGAAAGAGATTTAGAGAATAACAGCACATTGGTCCAG GTTGAAATTCAATCTGGAAGGCCACACCAAATCCGTATCCACCTCTCTTTCATTGGACTTCCACTAATTG GTGATCCTCTTTATGTTTCTGGCGGGCAACCAAAGTGCTTTGATCCTGAATTAATGGATGAAAGTTTTGAGAAAGATGG CGGCTATCAAAGACCTGAGAATCCTGTTCCTGGAGACTGTGGATATAACCTGCATGCACATCAAATAGTTCTTATACACCCAATCACAAATGAG AATCGGTGCGTGAACATGATAGCACGTTTATTCAGCGTGCCATTGGAAGAGGAGACAGCAATTGGAGTGGGAACAGTTAGTTCATCGGAGGCCATAATGTTAGCAGGCCTGGCTTTCAAGAAAAAAAGGCAAAACAAACACAAAGCTGAGGGCAAATCTTGTGATAAGCCCATCATTGTCACTGGTGCCAATGCTCATCTTTTGATGTTTTCTACAATGGAAAGAAATTACTTCTTTTCCATTTAG
- the LOC104086494 gene encoding RNA pseudouridine synthase 5 isoform X1: MSKKAELAAPPSAAYFGEPWPEFNDGLTYHDMVRPIDAGLTLIEFYSRKYKSSAPLQGWLQRIQNKQITVDSKVVTIPDTELSFWMSRAGTELVYHRLPWREPDAPYLLQVLFEDDYLIALNKPSGLQVLPGGLFQQRTVLTQLQWHVSKLTTSSSGCRKTHPVPVHRLGRGTSGILLCAKTKLAKSRLAAYFAEGTSVVEDKYTNSECKKMRKISKIYRALVSGVIDMDEVLIKQPIGTIKYPGVAKGLYVASPSGKPALSSVHVLERDLENNSTLVQVEIQSGRPHQIRIHLSFIGLPLIGDPLYVSGGQPKCFDPELMDESFEKDGGYQRPENPVPGDCGYNLHAHQIVLIHPITNENRCVNMIARLFSVPLEEETAIGVGTVSSSEAIMLAGLAFKKKRQNKHKAEGKSCDKPIIVTGANAHLLMFSTMERNYFFSI, translated from the exons ATGTCGAAGAAAGCAGAACTAGCTGCGCCGCCGTCAGCGGCGTACTTCGGAGAGCCCTGGCCGGAATTTAATGACGGATTAACTTACCATGACATGGTCCGACCCATTGATGCTG GTCTTACACTGATCGAATTCTACTCCAGAAAGTACAAAAGTTCTGCTCCTTTACAAGG TTGGTTGCAGAGAATTCAAAATAAGCAG ATAACAGTTGACAGTAAAGTTGTTACTATACCAGATACTGAACTCAG TTTTTGGATGAGCAGAGCTGGTACAGAACTAGTATATCATCGACTTCCTTGGAGAGAACCTGATGCACCTTACTTGTTACAAGTACTATTTGAAGATGACTATTTG ATTGCTCTAAATAAACCTTCTGGTTTGCAAGTTCTTCCTGGAGGGTTGTTCCAGCAGCGGACTGTCTTGACACAACTCCAATGGCATGTGAGCAAGCTGACAACCTCTTCATCGGGTTGTCGAAAAACACATCCTGTTCCAGTTCATCGCCTAGGAAGGGGTACATCAG GAATACTTCTCTGTGCGAAAACAAAGCTCGCTAAATCTCGCCTTGCGGCATATTTTGCTGAGGGGACATCGGTTGTTGAAGACAA ATACACCAACTCAGAGTGCAAGAAAATGAGGAAAATTAGCAAGATATATCGGGCGCTTGTAAGTGGTGTGATTGATATGGATGAG GTTCTCATCAAGCAACCGATTGGGACGATTAAATATCCTGGAGTTGCTAAAGGGTTGTATGTTGCTTCTCCTTCAG GGAAGCCAGCTCTGAGCAGTGTTCACGTTCTTGAAAGAGATTTAGAGAATAACAGCACATTGGTCCAG GTTGAAATTCAATCTGGAAGGCCACACCAAATCCGTATCCACCTCTCTTTCATTGGACTTCCACTAATTG GTGATCCTCTTTATGTTTCTGGCGGGCAACCAAAGTGCTTTGATCCTGAATTAATGGATGAAAGTTTTGAGAAAGATGG CGGCTATCAAAGACCTGAGAATCCTGTTCCTGGAGACTGTGGATATAACCTGCATGCACATCAAATAGTTCTTATACACCCAATCACAAATGAG AATCGGTGCGTGAACATGATAGCACGTTTATTCAGCGTGCCATTGGAAGAGGAGACAGCAATTGGAGTGGGAACAGTTAGTTCATCGGAGGCCATAATGTTAGCAGGCCTGGCTTTCAAGAAAAAAAGGCAAAACAAACACAAAGCTGAGGGCAAATCTTGTGATAAGCCCATCATTGTCACTGGTGCCAATGCTCATCTTTTGATGTTTTCTACAATGGAAAGAAATTACTTCTTTTCCATTTAG
- the LOC104086494 gene encoding RNA pseudouridine synthase 5 isoform X8 translates to MSRAGTELVYHRLPWREPDAPYLLQVLFEDDYLIALNKPSGLQVLPGGLFQQRTVLTQLQWHVSKLTTSSSGCRKTHPVPVHRLGRGTSGILLCAKTKLAKSRLAAYFAEGTSVVEDKYTNSECKKMRKISKIYRALVSGVIDMDEVLIKQPIGTIKYPGVAKGLYVASPSGKPALSSVHVLERDLENNSTLVQVEIQSGRPHQIRIHLSFIGLPLIGDPLYVSGGQPKCFDPELMDESFEKDGGYQRPENPVPGDCGYNLHAHQIVLIHPITNENRCVNMIARLFSVPLEEETAIGVGTVSSSEAIMLAGLAFKKKRQNKHKAEGKSCDKPIIVTGANAHLLMFSTMERNYFFSI, encoded by the exons ATGAGCAGAGCTGGTACAGAACTAGTATATCATCGACTTCCTTGGAGAGAACCTGATGCACCTTACTTGTTACAAGTACTATTTGAAGATGACTATTTG ATTGCTCTAAATAAACCTTCTGGTTTGCAAGTTCTTCCTGGAGGGTTGTTCCAGCAGCGGACTGTCTTGACACAACTCCAATGGCATGTGAGCAAGCTGACAACCTCTTCATCGGGTTGTCGAAAAACACATCCTGTTCCAGTTCATCGCCTAGGAAGGGGTACATCAG GAATACTTCTCTGTGCGAAAACAAAGCTCGCTAAATCTCGCCTTGCGGCATATTTTGCTGAGGGGACATCGGTTGTTGAAGACAA ATACACCAACTCAGAGTGCAAGAAAATGAGGAAAATTAGCAAGATATATCGGGCGCTTGTAAGTGGTGTGATTGATATGGATGAG GTTCTCATCAAGCAACCGATTGGGACGATTAAATATCCTGGAGTTGCTAAAGGGTTGTATGTTGCTTCTCCTTCAG GGAAGCCAGCTCTGAGCAGTGTTCACGTTCTTGAAAGAGATTTAGAGAATAACAGCACATTGGTCCAG GTTGAAATTCAATCTGGAAGGCCACACCAAATCCGTATCCACCTCTCTTTCATTGGACTTCCACTAATTG GTGATCCTCTTTATGTTTCTGGCGGGCAACCAAAGTGCTTTGATCCTGAATTAATGGATGAAAGTTTTGAGAAAGATGG CGGCTATCAAAGACCTGAGAATCCTGTTCCTGGAGACTGTGGATATAACCTGCATGCACATCAAATAGTTCTTATACACCCAATCACAAATGAG AATCGGTGCGTGAACATGATAGCACGTTTATTCAGCGTGCCATTGGAAGAGGAGACAGCAATTGGAGTGGGAACAGTTAGTTCATCGGAGGCCATAATGTTAGCAGGCCTGGCTTTCAAGAAAAAAAGGCAAAACAAACACAAAGCTGAGGGCAAATCTTGTGATAAGCCCATCATTGTCACTGGTGCCAATGCTCATCTTTTGATGTTTTCTACAATGGAAAGAAATTACTTCTTTTCCATTTAG
- the LOC104086494 gene encoding RNA pseudouridine synthase 5 isoform X5, producing MSKKAELAAPPSAAYFGEPWPEFNDGLTYHDMVRPIDAGLTLIEFYSRKYKSSAPLQGWLQRIQNKQITVDSKVVTIPDTELSFWMSRAGTELVYHRLPWREPDAPYLLQVLFEDDYLIALNKPSGLQVLPGGLFQQRTVLTQLQWHVSKLTTSSSGCRKTHPVPVHRLGRGTSGILLCAKTKLAKSRLAAYFAEGTSVVEDKYTNSECKKMRKISKIYRALVSGVIDMDEVLIKQPIGTIKYPGVAKGLYVASPSGKPALSSVHVLERDLENNSTLVQVEIQSGRPHQIRIHLSFIGLPLIGDPLYVSGGQPKCFDPELMDESFEKDGGYQRPENPVPGDCGYNLHAHQIVLIHPITNELIKITAPLPSILQTREERKANQPNSS from the exons ATGTCGAAGAAAGCAGAACTAGCTGCGCCGCCGTCAGCGGCGTACTTCGGAGAGCCCTGGCCGGAATTTAATGACGGATTAACTTACCATGACATGGTCCGACCCATTGATGCTG GTCTTACACTGATCGAATTCTACTCCAGAAAGTACAAAAGTTCTGCTCCTTTACAAGG TTGGTTGCAGAGAATTCAAAATAAGCAG ATAACAGTTGACAGTAAAGTTGTTACTATACCAGATACTGAACTCAG TTTTTGGATGAGCAGAGCTGGTACAGAACTAGTATATCATCGACTTCCTTGGAGAGAACCTGATGCACCTTACTTGTTACAAGTACTATTTGAAGATGACTATTTG ATTGCTCTAAATAAACCTTCTGGTTTGCAAGTTCTTCCTGGAGGGTTGTTCCAGCAGCGGACTGTCTTGACACAACTCCAATGGCATGTGAGCAAGCTGACAACCTCTTCATCGGGTTGTCGAAAAACACATCCTGTTCCAGTTCATCGCCTAGGAAGGGGTACATCAG GAATACTTCTCTGTGCGAAAACAAAGCTCGCTAAATCTCGCCTTGCGGCATATTTTGCTGAGGGGACATCGGTTGTTGAAGACAA ATACACCAACTCAGAGTGCAAGAAAATGAGGAAAATTAGCAAGATATATCGGGCGCTTGTAAGTGGTGTGATTGATATGGATGAG GTTCTCATCAAGCAACCGATTGGGACGATTAAATATCCTGGAGTTGCTAAAGGGTTGTATGTTGCTTCTCCTTCAG GGAAGCCAGCTCTGAGCAGTGTTCACGTTCTTGAAAGAGATTTAGAGAATAACAGCACATTGGTCCAG GTTGAAATTCAATCTGGAAGGCCACACCAAATCCGTATCCACCTCTCTTTCATTGGACTTCCACTAATTG GTGATCCTCTTTATGTTTCTGGCGGGCAACCAAAGTGCTTTGATCCTGAATTAATGGATGAAAGTTTTGAGAAAGATGG CGGCTATCAAAGACCTGAGAATCCTGTTCCTGGAGACTGTGGATATAACCTGCATGCACATCAAATAGTTCTTATACACCCAATCACAAATGAG CTTATCAAGATTACAGCACCTCTACCATCTATCCTTCAAACACGAGAAGAACGCAAGGCGAATCAGCCAAATTCCAGCTAG
- the LOC104086494 gene encoding RNA pseudouridine synthase 5 isoform X2 yields the protein MSKKAELAAPPSAAYFGEPWPEFNDGLTYHDMVRPIDAGLTLIEFYSRKYKSSAPLQGWLQRIQNKQITVDSKVVTIPDTELRAGTELVYHRLPWREPDAPYLLQVLFEDDYLIALNKPSGLQVLPGGLFQQRTVLTQLQWHVSKLTTSSSGCRKTHPVPVHRLGRGTSGILLCAKTKLAKSRLAAYFAEGTSVVEDKYTNSECKKMRKISKIYRALVSGVIDMDEVLIKQPIGTIKYPGVAKGLYVASPSGKPALSSVHVLERDLENNSTLVQVEIQSGRPHQIRIHLSFIGLPLIGDPLYVSGGQPKCFDPELMDESFEKDGGYQRPENPVPGDCGYNLHAHQIVLIHPITNENRCVNMIARLFSVPLEEETAIGVGTVSSSEAIMLAGLAFKKKRQNKHKAEGKSCDKPIIVTGANAHLLMFSTMERNYFFSI from the exons ATGTCGAAGAAAGCAGAACTAGCTGCGCCGCCGTCAGCGGCGTACTTCGGAGAGCCCTGGCCGGAATTTAATGACGGATTAACTTACCATGACATGGTCCGACCCATTGATGCTG GTCTTACACTGATCGAATTCTACTCCAGAAAGTACAAAAGTTCTGCTCCTTTACAAGG TTGGTTGCAGAGAATTCAAAATAAGCAG ATAACAGTTGACAGTAAAGTTGTTACTATACCAGATACTGAACTCAG AGCTGGTACAGAACTAGTATATCATCGACTTCCTTGGAGAGAACCTGATGCACCTTACTTGTTACAAGTACTATTTGAAGATGACTATTTG ATTGCTCTAAATAAACCTTCTGGTTTGCAAGTTCTTCCTGGAGGGTTGTTCCAGCAGCGGACTGTCTTGACACAACTCCAATGGCATGTGAGCAAGCTGACAACCTCTTCATCGGGTTGTCGAAAAACACATCCTGTTCCAGTTCATCGCCTAGGAAGGGGTACATCAG GAATACTTCTCTGTGCGAAAACAAAGCTCGCTAAATCTCGCCTTGCGGCATATTTTGCTGAGGGGACATCGGTTGTTGAAGACAA ATACACCAACTCAGAGTGCAAGAAAATGAGGAAAATTAGCAAGATATATCGGGCGCTTGTAAGTGGTGTGATTGATATGGATGAG GTTCTCATCAAGCAACCGATTGGGACGATTAAATATCCTGGAGTTGCTAAAGGGTTGTATGTTGCTTCTCCTTCAG GGAAGCCAGCTCTGAGCAGTGTTCACGTTCTTGAAAGAGATTTAGAGAATAACAGCACATTGGTCCAG GTTGAAATTCAATCTGGAAGGCCACACCAAATCCGTATCCACCTCTCTTTCATTGGACTTCCACTAATTG GTGATCCTCTTTATGTTTCTGGCGGGCAACCAAAGTGCTTTGATCCTGAATTAATGGATGAAAGTTTTGAGAAAGATGG CGGCTATCAAAGACCTGAGAATCCTGTTCCTGGAGACTGTGGATATAACCTGCATGCACATCAAATAGTTCTTATACACCCAATCACAAATGAG AATCGGTGCGTGAACATGATAGCACGTTTATTCAGCGTGCCATTGGAAGAGGAGACAGCAATTGGAGTGGGAACAGTTAGTTCATCGGAGGCCATAATGTTAGCAGGCCTGGCTTTCAAGAAAAAAAGGCAAAACAAACACAAAGCTGAGGGCAAATCTTGTGATAAGCCCATCATTGTCACTGGTGCCAATGCTCATCTTTTGATGTTTTCTACAATGGAAAGAAATTACTTCTTTTCCATTTAG
- the LOC104086494 gene encoding RNA pseudouridine synthase 5 isoform X3, producing the protein MTWSYTDRILLQKVQKFCSFTRRIQNKQITVDSKVVTIPDTELSFWMSRAGTELVYHRLPWREPDAPYLLQVLFEDDYLIALNKPSGLQVLPGGLFQQRTVLTQLQWHVSKLTTSSSGCRKTHPVPVHRLGRGTSGILLCAKTKLAKSRLAAYFAEGTSVVEDKYTNSECKKMRKISKIYRALVSGVIDMDEVLIKQPIGTIKYPGVAKGLYVASPSGKPALSSVHVLERDLENNSTLVQVEIQSGRPHQIRIHLSFIGLPLIGDPLYVSGGQPKCFDPELMDESFEKDGGYQRPENPVPGDCGYNLHAHQIVLIHPITNENRCVNMIARLFSVPLEEETAIGVGTVSSSEAIMLAGLAFKKKRQNKHKAEGKSCDKPIIVTGANAHLLMFSTMERNYFFSI; encoded by the exons ATGACATG GTCTTACACTGATCGAATTCTACTCCAGAAAGTACAAAAGTTCTGCTCCTTTACAAGG AGAATTCAAAATAAGCAG ATAACAGTTGACAGTAAAGTTGTTACTATACCAGATACTGAACTCAG TTTTTGGATGAGCAGAGCTGGTACAGAACTAGTATATCATCGACTTCCTTGGAGAGAACCTGATGCACCTTACTTGTTACAAGTACTATTTGAAGATGACTATTTG ATTGCTCTAAATAAACCTTCTGGTTTGCAAGTTCTTCCTGGAGGGTTGTTCCAGCAGCGGACTGTCTTGACACAACTCCAATGGCATGTGAGCAAGCTGACAACCTCTTCATCGGGTTGTCGAAAAACACATCCTGTTCCAGTTCATCGCCTAGGAAGGGGTACATCAG GAATACTTCTCTGTGCGAAAACAAAGCTCGCTAAATCTCGCCTTGCGGCATATTTTGCTGAGGGGACATCGGTTGTTGAAGACAA ATACACCAACTCAGAGTGCAAGAAAATGAGGAAAATTAGCAAGATATATCGGGCGCTTGTAAGTGGTGTGATTGATATGGATGAG GTTCTCATCAAGCAACCGATTGGGACGATTAAATATCCTGGAGTTGCTAAAGGGTTGTATGTTGCTTCTCCTTCAG GGAAGCCAGCTCTGAGCAGTGTTCACGTTCTTGAAAGAGATTTAGAGAATAACAGCACATTGGTCCAG GTTGAAATTCAATCTGGAAGGCCACACCAAATCCGTATCCACCTCTCTTTCATTGGACTTCCACTAATTG GTGATCCTCTTTATGTTTCTGGCGGGCAACCAAAGTGCTTTGATCCTGAATTAATGGATGAAAGTTTTGAGAAAGATGG CGGCTATCAAAGACCTGAGAATCCTGTTCCTGGAGACTGTGGATATAACCTGCATGCACATCAAATAGTTCTTATACACCCAATCACAAATGAG AATCGGTGCGTGAACATGATAGCACGTTTATTCAGCGTGCCATTGGAAGAGGAGACAGCAATTGGAGTGGGAACAGTTAGTTCATCGGAGGCCATAATGTTAGCAGGCCTGGCTTTCAAGAAAAAAAGGCAAAACAAACACAAAGCTGAGGGCAAATCTTGTGATAAGCCCATCATTGTCACTGGTGCCAATGCTCATCTTTTGATGTTTTCTACAATGGAAAGAAATTACTTCTTTTCCATTTAG
- the LOC104086494 gene encoding RNA pseudouridine synthase 5 isoform X6: MSKKAELAAPPSAAYFGEPWPEFNDGLTYHDMVRPIDAGLTLIEFYSRKYKSSAPLQGWLQRIQNKQITVDSKVVTIPDTELRAGTELVYHRLPWREPDAPYLLQVLFEDDYLIALNKPSGLQVLPGGLFQQRTVLTQLQWHVSKLTTSSSGCRKTHPVPVHRLGRGTSGILLCAKTKLAKSRLAAYFAEGTSVVEDKYTNSECKKMRKISKIYRALVSGVIDMDEVLIKQPIGTIKYPGVAKGLYVASPSGKPALSSVHVLERDLENNSTLVQVEIQSGRPHQIRIHLSFIGLPLIGDPLYVSGGQPKCFDPELMDESFEKDGGYQRPENPVPGDCGYNLHAHQIVLIHPITNELIKITAPLPSILQTREERKANQPNSS; encoded by the exons ATGTCGAAGAAAGCAGAACTAGCTGCGCCGCCGTCAGCGGCGTACTTCGGAGAGCCCTGGCCGGAATTTAATGACGGATTAACTTACCATGACATGGTCCGACCCATTGATGCTG GTCTTACACTGATCGAATTCTACTCCAGAAAGTACAAAAGTTCTGCTCCTTTACAAGG TTGGTTGCAGAGAATTCAAAATAAGCAG ATAACAGTTGACAGTAAAGTTGTTACTATACCAGATACTGAACTCAG AGCTGGTACAGAACTAGTATATCATCGACTTCCTTGGAGAGAACCTGATGCACCTTACTTGTTACAAGTACTATTTGAAGATGACTATTTG ATTGCTCTAAATAAACCTTCTGGTTTGCAAGTTCTTCCTGGAGGGTTGTTCCAGCAGCGGACTGTCTTGACACAACTCCAATGGCATGTGAGCAAGCTGACAACCTCTTCATCGGGTTGTCGAAAAACACATCCTGTTCCAGTTCATCGCCTAGGAAGGGGTACATCAG GAATACTTCTCTGTGCGAAAACAAAGCTCGCTAAATCTCGCCTTGCGGCATATTTTGCTGAGGGGACATCGGTTGTTGAAGACAA ATACACCAACTCAGAGTGCAAGAAAATGAGGAAAATTAGCAAGATATATCGGGCGCTTGTAAGTGGTGTGATTGATATGGATGAG GTTCTCATCAAGCAACCGATTGGGACGATTAAATATCCTGGAGTTGCTAAAGGGTTGTATGTTGCTTCTCCTTCAG GGAAGCCAGCTCTGAGCAGTGTTCACGTTCTTGAAAGAGATTTAGAGAATAACAGCACATTGGTCCAG GTTGAAATTCAATCTGGAAGGCCACACCAAATCCGTATCCACCTCTCTTTCATTGGACTTCCACTAATTG GTGATCCTCTTTATGTTTCTGGCGGGCAACCAAAGTGCTTTGATCCTGAATTAATGGATGAAAGTTTTGAGAAAGATGG CGGCTATCAAAGACCTGAGAATCCTGTTCCTGGAGACTGTGGATATAACCTGCATGCACATCAAATAGTTCTTATACACCCAATCACAAATGAG CTTATCAAGATTACAGCACCTCTACCATCTATCCTTCAAACACGAGAAGAACGCAAGGCGAATCAGCCAAATTCCAGCTAG